A genomic stretch from Nodosilinea sp. E11 includes:
- a CDS encoding DUF4157 domain-containing protein produces the protein MTRHTSPQKQESTKAAIAPSSNPLAPRPFAQPADAVEAVSEPQSVGSPTVEFSVFSADSGFPPSVQPKLTIGAPNDPYEQEADRVAKQVVQRIHAPQSDPPPIQRATGHANAITGTASPDLETSIHRARGLGQPLAPSLQQQMGQAMGADFSSVRVHTDTQADQLNRSIQAKAFTTGQDVFFRQGAYQPGSQGGQELIAHELTHVVQQNRDTQIGSDLPINRQPIAIAQTTSDAVVQPARGKVGRIMSDLAFLPLLGVGAIGAEVAARMTFGWEKDRKKIQTPTNQLDHQGTKSYVAQDIAIAGGGFGNKYILRGRRYDPKPAYTGNPSAGKAVILFSGSGGPNEDMMEPVAEFYCRQGAVAFGVNYRGYGNSRDVGIFGGESTPFMSEQGLYDDARKIFNYVNQTAGFAATDITLHGFSLGGAVASHLAKKLAKPGPGGQPGVQLGGLVLHSSIKSAYKAARDETGIPGLAQIAGLGTKGSAGNFDTEAHLEQLAARDPNLPIHFMGGNYGAGDQLALSHTQLEQTGHGTFTNVSSHSGQGGHLADNITMPQLTDPLGNPMTDENGAPMYPQAVPSNHLSPQMKDKMATLVAQGRTRNAALPMNVAAL, from the coding sequence ATGACACGCCACACCTCACCTCAAAAGCAAGAGTCTACTAAGGCTGCGATCGCACCATCATCCAACCCGTTGGCACCTCGCCCTTTTGCACAGCCAGCAGACGCCGTAGAAGCCGTTTCGGAACCCCAGTCGGTGGGCAGCCCCACCGTCGAGTTTTCTGTCTTTAGTGCCGATAGCGGGTTTCCACCGTCCGTGCAACCCAAGCTCACTATCGGTGCTCCCAACGACCCCTACGAACAAGAAGCTGATCGCGTCGCCAAGCAAGTCGTGCAGCGCATCCATGCGCCTCAATCTGATCCACCCCCCATTCAACGGGCCACCGGCCACGCTAACGCAATTACAGGAACAGCTTCCCCAGACCTGGAGACCTCTATCCACCGGGCGAGGGGGCTGGGGCAGCCGCTAGCCCCCTCACTGCAACAGCAGATGGGCCAGGCCATGGGGGCCGACTTTAGCAGCGTGCGGGTGCATACCGATACCCAAGCAGACCAGCTCAATCGCTCCATTCAGGCCAAAGCCTTTACCACCGGACAGGATGTGTTTTTCCGCCAGGGGGCTTACCAGCCGGGAAGCCAGGGCGGCCAAGAGCTGATTGCCCACGAGTTGACCCATGTGGTGCAGCAGAATCGGGATACTCAGATCGGCAGCGATCTTCCGATCAATCGTCAGCCGATCGCCATTGCGCAGACTACCTCCGACGCAGTCGTGCAGCCTGCCAGGGGCAAAGTTGGCCGGATCATGTCAGACTTGGCCTTCTTGCCGTTGTTGGGGGTCGGGGCGATCGGCGCAGAGGTGGCGGCAAGAATGACCTTTGGCTGGGAGAAAGATCGCAAAAAGATTCAAACCCCAACCAATCAGCTCGACCATCAGGGCACCAAATCCTATGTCGCTCAAGATATCGCGATCGCTGGGGGTGGCTTTGGCAACAAATATATTCTTAGGGGACGGCGATACGACCCCAAACCCGCCTATACCGGCAATCCATCGGCAGGCAAAGCGGTGATTCTCTTTTCAGGCAGTGGTGGCCCTAATGAAGACATGATGGAACCCGTAGCTGAGTTCTATTGTCGGCAAGGCGCTGTCGCCTTTGGAGTCAATTATCGGGGCTATGGCAACAGCCGCGATGTCGGCATATTCGGCGGGGAAAGTACGCCATTTATGAGTGAACAGGGCCTCTACGACGACGCCAGAAAAATTTTCAACTACGTCAACCAGACAGCTGGATTTGCTGCGACAGACATTACGCTCCATGGTTTTTCGCTGGGGGGAGCGGTGGCGTCACACTTGGCCAAAAAGCTGGCCAAGCCTGGCCCTGGGGGACAACCTGGAGTGCAGCTAGGGGGTCTAGTCCTCCACAGTTCTATCAAATCGGCCTACAAGGCGGCGAGGGATGAAACGGGTATCCCTGGGCTTGCGCAAATTGCCGGACTCGGGACTAAGGGCAGTGCCGGTAACTTTGATACCGAGGCTCACTTAGAACAACTGGCGGCTCGAGATCCCAATTTGCCGATTCACTTTATGGGGGGAAACTATGGTGCCGGGGATCAGCTGGCCTTGAGCCATACCCAACTTGAGCAAACTGGCCATGGGACGTTTACTAATGTCAGCTCTCATTCCGGGCAGGGAGGGCACCTAGCTGACAACATCACCATGCCTCAATTGACCGATCCGTTGGGTAATCCCATGACCGATGAAAATGGCGCACCGATGTATCCGCAGGCAGTGCCCTCTAATCACTTATCTCCACAAATGAAAGACAAAATGGCAACCCTCGTGGCCCAGGGACGCACTCGCAATGCGGCTCTACCCATGAATGTAGCGGCACTGTAA
- a CDS encoding DUF4157 domain-containing protein, with the protein MPRYQSSHRKELPKSSPKANADALRSRPFAPVLQRQDQTPASPAHESQPAEFSVLEPGGSCPQPIQAKLTIGAPGDKYEQEADRVAVQMVQHINSPTANQPQADQVQRMELTEEGELQMKPDFLQREVEPDEEDELQMKPLLQRQGSGAVAASDDLDFAIQQSRGSGQPLADSIREPMEQAFGGVDFSGVKVHTDGRSDQLNRSIQAKAFTTGQDIFFRQGEYTPGSSGGQELIAHELTHVVQQNGKAVQPMMLMPGLNQVIQARKLTNDADLIQDVEDAQKKVDGAEHLTVLAVLQTIAGYFETDVSGATKASEAFTILSNDTNRIMDTEDREVIAQIVQNRMRAVAKDALRREKAYLYEVMPESLYDHKQLQGKTKWNSEMDNYLKAEIDVLCGTSWHIDQASVTEEIVARREQRQTEWLNHAWKKVGELKPIDKSSIPVKTKFWEFLGWKIQGLEWKMKTVEAGPTGTKLHLTVSGDSMLAPSTLVNEDANILNKSPDLIYSKLFESVTVSKRVHVTRESTPKKHLYIGDTNGEGVAIKDDAWEDDAKTMKEHLNSFRTDVIQKIIAAKLKRWDLK; encoded by the coding sequence ATGCCGCGCTATCAATCTTCTCATCGGAAAGAGTTACCTAAGTCTTCCCCCAAAGCTAATGCGGATGCCCTACGATCGCGCCCCTTTGCCCCGGTCTTACAGCGCCAGGATCAAACCCCCGCCAGCCCAGCCCATGAGAGTCAACCGGCAGAGTTTTCGGTATTGGAGCCGGGTGGCAGCTGCCCCCAGCCCATTCAGGCCAAGCTGACCATCGGCGCACCGGGCGATAAGTATGAGCAAGAGGCCGATCGAGTGGCTGTTCAGATGGTACAGCATATCAATTCGCCCACCGCAAACCAACCCCAAGCGGACCAGGTTCAGCGCATGGAACTGACCGAGGAAGGTGAGCTTCAGATGAAACCCGATTTCCTGCAACGGGAAGTGGAGCCGGATGAAGAAGACGAGTTGCAAATGAAACCGTTATTGCAACGCCAAGGGAGCGGAGCTGTTGCCGCCAGTGACGACCTTGACTTCGCCATTCAGCAATCTCGCGGTAGTGGGCAACCGCTGGCCGACTCGATCCGAGAACCGATGGAACAGGCGTTTGGTGGCGTTGATTTTAGCGGGGTGAAAGTTCATACAGATGGGCGATCGGATCAACTCAATCGCTCAATTCAAGCAAAGGCTTTCACCACCGGGCAAGATATCTTCTTTCGGCAGGGAGAATATACTCCTGGGAGTAGCGGAGGGCAGGAATTGATCGCCCATGAGTTGACGCATGTAGTGCAGCAGAACGGGAAAGCAGTGCAGCCGATGATGCTGATGCCGGGATTAAACCAAGTAATCCAGGCACGGAAACTAACCAACGACGCGGATCTGATACAAGACGTAGAGGATGCACAGAAGAAAGTTGATGGGGCCGAACACCTTACGGTATTGGCAGTACTACAGACAATAGCAGGCTACTTCGAAACAGATGTAAGCGGCGCGACAAAGGCAAGCGAAGCATTTACGATCTTATCAAATGATACAAATCGAATTATGGACACGGAGGATCGTGAAGTCATAGCGCAAATCGTGCAGAACCGAATGAGAGCGGTGGCAAAAGACGCATTACGCAGAGAGAAGGCGTATCTGTACGAAGTTATGCCAGAGAGCTTATACGACCATAAGCAGCTCCAAGGCAAAACCAAATGGAATTCGGAGATGGATAATTACCTCAAAGCAGAGATAGATGTTCTGTGTGGCACATCATGGCACATCGACCAAGCCAGTGTCACGGAGGAGATAGTAGCAAGACGCGAACAGCGTCAAACAGAATGGTTAAATCATGCTTGGAAGAAAGTAGGAGAATTGAAGCCGATTGATAAGTCTTCCATACCAGTAAAGACAAAATTTTGGGAGTTCCTAGGATGGAAAATTCAAGGATTAGAATGGAAAATGAAAACCGTTGAGGCTGGTCCCACAGGTACAAAACTCCACTTAACCGTAAGCGGAGACTCTATGTTAGCACCGTCTACCCTGGTAAATGAAGACGCCAATATCCTTAATAAGAGTCCAGACCTGATCTATTCAAAACTTTTTGAGAGTGTAACTGTGAGCAAGCGAGTCCATGTCACTCGGGAGTCTACACCGAAGAAACATCTCTACATCGGAGATACGAACGGCGAAGGAGTAGCAATCAAAGACGACGCATGGGAAGACGATGCGAAGACGATGAAAGAGCATCTGAACTCATTCAGGACCGACGTGATCCAAAAAATAATAGCTGCAAAGTTGAAAAGATGGGACCTTAAGTAA
- a CDS encoding YdcF family protein produces MSQKHHLRLALAIGSGLMAGMVAIALDIYRFGLTRDHAPADAAIVLGAAVWGEAPSPVFQERINHAIDLYQTGTVRYLIFTGGVGAQDQLAESVVASRYAIAHGVSPNHTWCETTSRITQENLQGAKQISDRQGFTRVLIVSDPLHMRRSLLMARDLGLVAYSSPTPTTRYISLKSQAPFLWRELYFYSLYLLQRPVMGLTRPAPAMQVQPCPTPQTPTSGQP; encoded by the coding sequence ATGAGCCAGAAGCACCACCTTAGACTCGCCCTGGCGATCGGTAGCGGCCTGATGGCAGGAATGGTTGCGATCGCCCTCGATATTTACCGCTTTGGCCTCACCCGCGACCATGCCCCCGCCGATGCCGCCATCGTCCTAGGTGCCGCAGTCTGGGGCGAAGCCCCCTCCCCCGTGTTTCAAGAACGCATCAACCATGCCATTGATCTCTACCAGACCGGCACAGTTCGCTATCTCATTTTTACCGGCGGGGTAGGTGCCCAAGACCAACTAGCCGAGTCTGTCGTGGCTAGCCGCTATGCGATCGCCCACGGCGTTAGCCCCAACCACACCTGGTGCGAAACCACCTCCCGCATCACCCAGGAAAATTTGCAGGGGGCCAAGCAGATTAGCGATCGCCAGGGGTTCACTCGCGTTTTGATCGTCAGCGATCCCCTCCACATGCGGCGATCGCTGCTGATGGCCCGCGATCTTGGCCTAGTAGCCTACTCCTCGCCCACCCCCACCACCCGATACATCAGCCTAAAAAGCCAAGCCCCCTTTCTGTGGCGAGAACTCTACTTCTACAGCCTGTACCTGCTCCAAAGACCCGTAATGGGCCTCACTCGCCCCGCCCCCGCCATGCAGGTGCAACCCTGCCCAACCCCACAAACCCCCACCAGCGGCCAACCCTAG
- a CDS encoding GPW/gp25 family protein codes for MPEAMNYLNPEAHLGQGLAFPIRTSVQGGLQLSAAGQNLTESIRVLLRTRVGERVYRPDYGSRLAELTFAPMNTDTLLLIRLNVQEAIERWEPRIVLEQVLTDPDPAQGRVDIIIHYRAKDSHQRRSLVYPFYLMPPE; via the coding sequence ATGCCAGAGGCGATGAATTACCTCAACCCCGAGGCCCACCTAGGACAGGGGCTTGCTTTCCCGATCCGCACCAGTGTGCAGGGCGGCCTGCAACTGAGCGCGGCCGGGCAAAACCTGACCGAATCGATCCGGGTGCTATTGCGCACCCGAGTCGGGGAGCGAGTCTACCGACCCGACTACGGCAGCCGCCTGGCAGAACTCACCTTTGCCCCCATGAACACCGATACCCTGCTGCTAATTCGCCTCAACGTGCAGGAGGCGATCGAGCGCTGGGAGCCGCGCATTGTGCTAGAGCAGGTGCTCACCGACCCCGACCCGGCCCAGGGGCGAGTCGATATCATCATCCACTACCGGGCTAAAGACAGCCACCAGCGCCGCAGCCTGGTTTATCCCTTTTACCTCATGCCGCCGGAGTAG
- a CDS encoding putative baseplate assembly protein — MDFDFLSKLPTSDLDDRAFQDLVDECLLRIPRYCPEWTNYNPGDPGVTMVELFAWLTDQMLMRFNQVPRRNYVAFLELLGIRLQPPAPAHTEVTFYLAASLPTVYQIAAGVEVATERTETDEAVIFSTDRPLAIGLPLVNHLLTADQAESTPTVLTNPFANLWSRRSDGRWEGREQSIFNEQPQPGNSFYLVFDGQQPLEGNVVALSLSGEAATSTGINPDHPPRQWEAWTGHQWVPVLLAEGDDQTRGFSFHELGGGADRLHTADVILHLPQQFPLALFGTYQGRWIRCVCTVPHHYQSRYSSSPRLVRVAARSIGGTIDASQCLVIHEELLGESSGLPGQSFQVHSPPVLPRREGERLLVLPPDGLPQLWQEVNDFADSGPADYHYTLDSLSGRIQLGPLIREPNQLKEQVYRRSRSQTRDSALTIEPTTTATALERQYGAVPPRGAVLRMVAYRTGGGQQGNVQRHTLQIVKSAVPYVAQVTNHVPARNGANAESLDDAVLRVPRLLRTRDRAVTPEDFEALTQQAGQGAVARALCPLNLAPTPGLVEVVVVPQANLQGIEREVGMAPSEVAITLPLRQQILAFLDERRLLGVQVALREPDYIGVAVQMEVGLAPEFQSPQAQQIVLQRLRRSLYRFLNPLTGGNEGQGWPFDTPLYASDIISLVQGSEGVRYLGTVLLFELRRQEAGWMRSLAPNNIVYPGPLGLICSWADATLRSGHVISLI, encoded by the coding sequence GTGGACTTTGACTTTCTGTCTAAACTACCGACCTCAGACCTCGACGATCGCGCCTTTCAAGACCTGGTCGATGAATGTCTGCTGCGCATTCCCCGCTACTGCCCCGAGTGGACCAACTACAACCCCGGCGACCCCGGGGTAACCATGGTTGAGCTATTTGCCTGGCTCACCGACCAAATGCTGATGCGGTTTAACCAGGTGCCCCGCCGCAACTACGTGGCGTTTTTAGAATTGTTGGGCATTCGCCTACAGCCCCCCGCCCCGGCCCACACCGAGGTCACCTTTTACCTGGCCGCCAGCCTGCCCACGGTGTATCAAATTGCGGCGGGGGTCGAGGTGGCTACCGAGCGCACCGAAACCGATGAGGCGGTGATCTTTAGCACCGATCGCCCCCTGGCCATTGGGCTGCCCCTGGTGAACCATCTGCTGACCGCCGATCAGGCCGAGTCGACTCCGACAGTGCTAACCAACCCCTTCGCTAACCTCTGGTCACGGCGTTCGGATGGTCGCTGGGAAGGGCGAGAGCAGAGTATTTTTAACGAACAGCCCCAGCCTGGCAACAGCTTTTACCTGGTGTTCGATGGCCAGCAGCCCCTGGAGGGCAACGTCGTCGCCCTCTCCCTCTCCGGCGAAGCTGCTACCTCGACGGGCATTAACCCAGATCATCCGCCCCGCCAGTGGGAAGCCTGGACAGGCCACCAATGGGTGCCGGTATTGCTGGCAGAAGGGGACGACCAGACTCGGGGGTTCAGCTTTCACGAGTTGGGCGGTGGGGCCGATAGGCTGCACACCGCTGATGTAATTTTGCATCTGCCCCAGCAGTTTCCGCTGGCCCTCTTTGGCACCTACCAGGGCCGCTGGATTCGCTGTGTCTGCACCGTGCCGCACCACTACCAAAGTCGCTACAGTAGTTCGCCCCGGCTGGTGCGGGTGGCGGCACGCTCCATTGGCGGCACCATCGATGCCAGCCAGTGCCTGGTGATTCACGAAGAGCTGCTGGGGGAAAGCAGCGGCCTACCGGGGCAGAGTTTTCAGGTTCATAGCCCGCCGGTGCTGCCTCGCCGAGAGGGAGAGCGGCTGCTGGTATTGCCCCCCGATGGCTTGCCTCAGCTATGGCAGGAGGTCAACGATTTTGCCGATTCTGGCCCAGCCGACTACCACTACACCCTCGATTCCCTCAGTGGTCGAATTCAGCTGGGGCCGTTAATTCGTGAACCTAACCAGCTGAAGGAGCAGGTTTATAGGCGATCGCGCTCCCAAACCCGCGACTCTGCTCTGACCATCGAGCCCACCACTACGGCCACTGCCCTGGAGCGCCAGTACGGCGCGGTGCCCCCTCGGGGAGCGGTGCTGCGCATGGTGGCCTATCGCACCGGGGGCGGCCAGCAGGGCAATGTGCAGCGCCACACCTTGCAGATTGTGAAATCGGCGGTGCCTTACGTGGCCCAAGTAACCAATCATGTGCCAGCGCGCAACGGGGCCAATGCCGAGTCTTTGGATGACGCGGTACTGCGGGTACCCCGGCTGCTGCGCACCCGCGATCGCGCTGTCACCCCTGAAGACTTTGAGGCCCTAACCCAGCAGGCGGGGCAGGGGGCCGTGGCCCGTGCCCTCTGCCCGCTCAACCTGGCCCCCACTCCTGGTCTGGTGGAAGTCGTAGTGGTGCCCCAGGCTAATCTCCAGGGCATTGAGCGGGAGGTGGGCATGGCCCCCAGCGAGGTGGCGATTACACTACCCCTGCGGCAGCAAATTCTCGCCTTTTTGGATGAACGCCGTTTGCTGGGCGTACAGGTGGCCCTACGGGAGCCCGACTATATCGGGGTAGCCGTGCAAATGGAGGTGGGGTTAGCCCCAGAGTTTCAAAGTCCCCAGGCCCAGCAGATCGTGCTGCAGCGTCTGCGGCGATCGCTCTATCGGTTTCTGAACCCCCTAACCGGTGGCAATGAGGGCCAAGGTTGGCCCTTTGACACACCGCTCTACGCCTCCGACATTATTAGTCTGGTGCAGGGTAGCGAGGGAGTGCGCTACCTGGGCACAGTGCTGCTGTT